From Penaeus vannamei isolate JL-2024 chromosome 12, ASM4276789v1, whole genome shotgun sequence, the proteins below share one genomic window:
- the LOC138863474 gene encoding uncharacterized protein translates to MTCSSGIDDLPQCRVDDLLQCGVDDLLQCGCGVDLPQCGVDDLPQCGVDYLPQCDVDDLPHCGVDDLLHCGVDDLLQCDVDDLPQCGVDDLPQCGVDLLHGVDDLLQCGVNDLPQCGVDLLQCGDDFPQCGVDDLLQCVDDLPQCGCGVDDLPQCGVDLLQCGIDLPQCGVDDLLQCGVDDLSHVVLTCLNVVLMTCLSVVLMTCFSVVLMTYLSEVLMTCLSMVLTCFSVVLMKPQCGDDLLQCGVDDLPYVMLMTCLSLVLMTYLCGVDDLLQCGVDDLPQCDVDDLPQCDCGVDLLQCGVDLPQCGVDDLPQCGVDDLPQCVDDLPQCGVDDLSQCDIDDLLQCGVDNLLHCGVDDLLQCDVDDLPQCGVDDLLQCGVDDLPQCGCGVDDLPQCGVDDLPQCGVDDLSQCDVDDLLQCDVDDLPQCGVDNFASCGVDDLLQCGVDDLPQCGVDLLQCGVDLLQCDVDDLLQCDVHDLLQCGVDDLPQCGVDLLQCGVDLLQCNVDDLPQCGVDDLLQCGVGDLLQCDCDVDDLPQCGVDDLSQCDVDDLLQ, encoded by the exons ATGACTTGCTCCAGTGGTattgatgacttgcctcagtgtcGTGTAGATGACTTGCtccagtgtggtgttgatgacttgcttcagtgtggt tgtggtgttgacttgcctcagtgtggtgttgatgacttgcctcagtgtggtgttgattaCTTGCCTCAGTGTgatgttgatgacttgcctcattgtggtgttgatgacttgcttcattgtggtgttgatgacttgcttcaATGTgatgttgatgacttgcctcagtgtggtgttgatgacttgcctcagtgtggtgttgatttgcttca tggtgttgatgacttgcttcagtgtggtgttaatgacttgcctcagtgtggtgttgactTGCTTCAGTGTGGTGATGACTTtcctcagtgtggtgttgatgacttgcttcagtgtgttgatgacttgcctcagtgtggt tgtggtgttgatgacttgcctcagtgtggtgttgatttGCTTCAGTGTGGTAttgacttgcctcagtgtggtgttgatgacttgcttcagtgtggtgttgatgacttgtctca tgtggtgttgactTGCCTCaatgtggtgttgatgacttgcctcagtgtggtgttgatgacttgcttcagtgtggtgttgatgacttacCTCAGTgaggtgttgatgacttgcctcagtatggtgttgacttgcttcagtgtggtgttgatgaaaCCTCAGTGTGGTGATGACTTgcttcagtgtggtgttgatgacttgcctta tgtgatgttgatgacttgcctcagtcTGGTGCTGATGACTTACCtctgtggtgttgatgacttgcttcagtgtggtgttgatgacttgcctcagtgtgatgttgatgacttgcctcagtgtgaT TGTGGTGTTGACTTGCTTCAGTGTGGTGttgacttgcctcagtgtggtgttgatgacttgcctcagtgtggcgttgatgacttgcctcaatgtgttgatgacttgcctcagtgtggtgttgatgacttgtcTCAGTGTGATATTGATGACTTgcttcagtgtggtgttgataACTTGCTTcattgtggtgttgatgacttgcttcaGTGTGATGTTGATGACTTacctcagtgtggtgttgatgacttgcttcagtgtggtgttgatgacttgcctcagtgtggt tgtggtgttgatgacttgcctcagtgtggtgttgatgacttgcctcagtgtggtgttgatgacttgtcTCAGTGTGATGTTGATGACTTGCTTCAGTGTgatgttgatgacttgcctcagtgtggtgttgataaCTTTGCTTCA tgtggtgttgatgacttgcttcagtgtggtgttgatgacttgcctcagtgtggtgttgactTGCTTCAGTGTGGTGTTGACTTGCTTCAGTGTGATGTTGATGACTTGCTTCAGTGTGATGTTCATGACTTgcttcagtgtggtgttgatgacttgcctcagtgtggtgttgactTGCTTCAGTGTGGTGTTGACTTGCTTCAGTGTAATGTTGATGACTTacctcagtgtggtgttgatgacttgcttcagtgtggtgttggtgacttgcttcagtgtgat tgtgatgttgatgacttgcctcagtgtggtgttgatgacttgtcTCAGTGTGATGTTGATGACTTGCTTCAGTGA